The DNA window TCTTCTCGATGTCCTCAGCAGCACCACTCACAAGGACATCACGGCCGCCTTCTCCACCTTTTTGAATCAACCCGGCATTCCTCTGCTCCGCGTCGCGCTGCAATGCGAGCCGGGCAAGGCCAGCCTCCACCTCGAGCAGCAACGCTTTCTGCCCACGGGTTCCACAGGTTCCACGAATCAGACCTGGAGTTTCCCGGTCTGTGTGCGCTACGAATCGAATGGAGGCTCCCAGCGCGAATGCACACTCCTCAGCAAGCCCAGTGCCGACTGGACACTGAACACTACGTCCTGCCCCGCCTGGGTGGTCCCAAACGCGGACGGCAAGGGTTATTACCGCACGGAACTCAAGGATAATCTTCGCTCGGGCGATCTGACCGCCGCCGAGAAAATCGAAGAGATGGGCAATGCCGAAGCCCTGGCGAGCGCCGGGAAATTCTCTACGGGGTCACTGCTTGAGCTAGTGGCAAAATTCCGCGCCGATCCCGACCGGCAGGTCCTCACCAAGGCAATCGACATCGCGCTGGCACCAGCCTCGCAGTGGATTCGTCCCGAGTTTCGCGCCAATTACGTGCGATTTCTGGACCAGTCCTTCGGAGCAAGAGCCCGCGCGCTGGGATGGACCCCACGCCCAAAGGAAGATGACGAGACCACGCTCCTGCGGCCGATCTTGCTCTCCATCGCCGCCACCTATGGAGAAGACGCCACCCTTGCCCGGGAAGCGAGAACGCTCACCGACCGCTGGCTGAGCGGCGAGATCACCCTCAACCCCAATCTGCTGCGCACTGTACTCACCACAGCGGCTTACCACGGGGACCGTGCCCTCTTCGATCGTTTCCTCGCTGCCTTCCTCAAGACCACTGACAAACTGAATCGCAGCCGCTTGATCGGAGCGATGAGTGGATTTCGCGATCCGACCGCCCTCCGGGCCGGCATGGACGCCCTGATCACAGGCAAGCTCCCCTTTCTCGAAGGAAACTTCCTGCTCTTTAACGGCACGAATTTCCCGGAGACGCGCCATCTGCCCTTTGAATTCCTCCAGGCCAACTTCAACACCATCGTCAAGCTGATGCCCACCGGTGGCGGTTTTGATTTTGGCTCGGTCCTACCTCAGGTGGGAAGCAACTTCTGCGACGCACAGAGCCGCGATCAACTCGCCAACTTCTTTACGCCACGCGTCAGCAAGTTTACCGGAGCGCCCGCCATCCTGAAACAGACCCTCGAAGGCATCAACCTTTGCATCGCCGACAAGGCCCAACGCCAACCTGGCGTTGAGGCCTTCCTGCGACGCTTCTAAATTAGGCCAGCAGCGCGGCGAGCTTCGATCCCGGCACAATGATCGTCTCGTTGCGCTCCGGTCCATTGGACACGCAGCCCACCTCAACACCTGTCTGCTTCTCGAGGAACTTCAGATAGTCCATTGCGGCCTTTGGAATCTGGTTCAGGTCCGTGATGCCCTTGGTCGGGCTCTTCCAGCCTGGCAAGGTCTCATACACCGGAACGATCTTCGAGACTTCCTCGTTGGTCGCCGGCATATCGGTGATGGCCTTGCCGTCGATCTCGTAGCCGACACATACCGGAATCTCGGTCAGATCGTCCAGCACATCGAGCTTGGTGATGATCATGCTGTCAAAGCCATTGATCGTCGCCGTATAGCGCAGCAGCGGCACGTCGAACCAGCCACAACGGCGCGGACGGCCCGTCACGCTGCCGAATTCGTTGCCAGCCTTACGAATCTGGTCGCCCTGTTCACCGTGGATTTCGCTCGGGAAGGGTCCGGCGCCCACACGCGTGATGTAGGCCTTCGAGACGCCGATGATGCCGTCAATCCGCGTCGGCGGCACGCCAGCGCCCGTGCAGGCGCCGCCGGCGCTCGCATTGGAGGAGGTGACAAAGGGATAGGTGCCATGGTCGATGTCGAGCATCGTGCCTTGTGCGCCCTCAAACATCACCTTCTTGCCGTCGAGGATGGCGCGATTGACGTAGCTGGCCGAATCGCAGACCATCGGGCGCAGCTTTTCGGTGAACTGGCGGTACTGCTCGAGAATCTTGTTGAAGTCGATGACCTCGGACACCCGGAAGGCCGTCGCCAGCGTCATTTTGTCTTCGCACAGCATGCGATACATCTGCTCGAAGCCCTGCGGCGACACCAGATCGGCCATGCGGATGCCACGGCGCCCGATCTTGTCCTCGTAGCAGGGACCGATGCCGCGCGACGTCGTGCCGATGGCGACACGATCCTCACGAGCCTCGCCCACTTTCTCGACCATCCGGTGGAACGGGAAGATCACATGCGCGCGGTTCGAAATCAGCAGTTGCGAGCGGACATCGATGCCAGCGCTTTCCAACTGCCCGATCTCGTCCATGAGCGCCGCCGGGTCAATGACGACACCGTTGCCGATCACCGCCTTCACGCCCGGACGCAGGATTCCGCTCGGGATGAGCTTCAAAACGAACTTCTTCTCACCGATATAAACGGTGTGCCCCGCATTGTGCCCGCCCTGGTAGCGGACTACCAGATCGAAGCTTTCACTGAAGAGGTCGACGATTTTGCCTTTGCCCTCGTCACCCCATTGCGCGCCGAGAACTATGAGATTTGCCATATGCGATTGTCCAAACCCTACATTCTATCGCGTACACTGAAGGTTTACCCCGCTTCAAATGAAGTTACATGAGCTCTTCGTCGCGCTGGGAGAAGATTCTTTCCGCTCCCAACTCCGTGGCATATCCTTCGGCACCCTCCGGACCTACCAGATCTACGATCGGGTCAAGACGCGCTGCCACCTTGCAAAACTGAATACCGAAAGCCTCCGTACCAATTCCGGCCGGCTGTGGGAAAGGCTAAAAACCGGTGAAGACGAACTGGCCCTGGAACTGTCTCAGGCCATCCTCGTCTCTCAGCTCAAACTGATCATCGACGTGCTCGATTATTTCAAGATTCCGCACGAAGATGGCTTTTTTGCTAAGGAAACCGACCCCAAGCAGTTTCTGCCCGAGGGTTGGCAGCAGCAGGCCTACGATCATTTCAAGGACAAGTACACCCCGGCGCTAGTGGATTTCTACCTGAACCACCTGGCCTTTGAAATGGATTCGAACACCCCCATTTTCAAACCCGCATCATGATCCCCGAAATCGAAGCACTCGCCTCGAAAACGATCGAGCGCATTGCCGCGGCAGAGAACCCGGAGGCGCTCGAGACCGTCCGCGTCGAGGTTCTAGGCCGCAAAGGCAGCCTCGCAGATTTCGGAAAATTGATGGGAAAATTGTCCGCCGAAGACCGTGTTTCGGCTGGCAAGGCGCTGAATTCTGCGAAAACTTCGCTCGAGGCAGCCTACGAGATCAAGAAGACCGCCTTTGAATCGGCGGCGCTCAACGAGCGTCTGCAGAACGAATGGCTCGATCTGACGATTCCTCCCACCGGCATTCTGCCCGGCAGCCTGCACCCGCTCACCCAGATCCAGAACGAAATCGAGTCGCTGTTTTTCTCGCTCGGCTTTGCGATCCTCGATGGGCCGGAAGTCGAAACCGAGTTCTACAACTTCGACGCGCTGAATATCCCGCCCGATCACCCGGCGCGCGACATGCAGGACACTTTCTGGCTCGAAGGCGGCCATCTGCTGCGCACCCACACCTCGCCGGTGCAGATCCGCGGCATGCAGCGCCTGGGCCCGCCGCTGCGCATGATCGCCCCCGGCCGCGTCTTCCGCAATGAGGAAGTCGACCCCTCGCATGAACACACCTTTTATCAGCTCGAAGGCATGATGGTGGATCGGGATGTCTCGGTGGCCAACCTCCTCTACTTCATGAAGACAC is part of the Bryobacter aggregatus MPL3 genome and encodes:
- a CDS encoding phenylalanine--tRNA ligase subunit alpha; translation: MIPEIEALASKTIERIAAAENPEALETVRVEVLGRKGSLADFGKLMGKLSAEDRVSAGKALNSAKTSLEAAYEIKKTAFESAALNERLQNEWLDLTIPPTGILPGSLHPLTQIQNEIESLFFSLGFAILDGPEVETEFYNFDALNIPPDHPARDMQDTFWLEGGHLLRTHTSPVQIRGMQRLGPPLRMIAPGRVFRNEEVDPSHEHTFYQLEGMMVDRDVSVANLLYFMKTLLSGIFKRDVTVRLRPGFFPFVEPGFELDIQCMVCGGSGCPVCKHSGWVELLPCGLTHPNVLRAGGIDPDQYGGFAFGLGLTRLVMMRYLIDDIRWLQSGDLRFLKQF
- a CDS encoding adenylosuccinate synthase, which translates into the protein MANLIVLGAQWGDEGKGKIVDLFSESFDLVVRYQGGHNAGHTVYIGEKKFVLKLIPSGILRPGVKAVIGNGVVIDPAALMDEIGQLESAGIDVRSQLLISNRAHVIFPFHRMVEKVGEAREDRVAIGTTSRGIGPCYEDKIGRRGIRMADLVSPQGFEQMYRMLCEDKMTLATAFRVSEVIDFNKILEQYRQFTEKLRPMVCDSASYVNRAILDGKKVMFEGAQGTMLDIDHGTYPFVTSSNASAGGACTGAGVPPTRIDGIIGVSKAYITRVGAGPFPSEIHGEQGDQIRKAGNEFGSVTGRPRRCGWFDVPLLRYTATINGFDSMIITKLDVLDDLTEIPVCVGYEIDGKAITDMPATNEEVSKIVPVYETLPGWKSPTKGITDLNQIPKAAMDYLKFLEKQTGVEVGCVSNGPERNETIIVPGSKLAALLA